The genomic region GTCGTTTACCTCGAAACGGCTTACGCCCCGCCGATAAGCCCGACGATAGACCCGATAAGCGTTGCCGCCGAGATGGCCCTCAGGAGATTCCGCTGAGTGGAGCCCCGGGCTCTTTTCTCCCTTCTTCGCCCCAAGTTTGCCCTCCCTTCAATCTTTCCCGGGTTAGTGGCCTTGCGATGCTCGTGGTGTTTCTCGTTCTCCTCCCCGCCGGCCACATGCTCCTGGCCATTCCCACGATAGAGAAGACCTTTCGCTCGGTGCAAGGACTTCGGCGGCTTTACTTGGGCGGGAGATGGGGATAAAGACCGGAATGCTTCTCTTCGCGGTTCATGAAGATGGAAATTGCCCTTCTCCTTGGCGCGCTGGCGTTCCTGCTACCCTTCTTCCTTTGAGCCGTTGGAACATCAACAAAGTTTAAGTGCTCTCCCAACAACTTGGGTTTTAGGTGATTGATATGAAGGTGGACGAGAGGGATAAAATACTGCTCGGTCTTGGAACGGGGGTGCTGTTGGCATCGTCCCTCAGGGTCTTTGTGGCCGGAGCGTACTCGAGTCTGGAGAAGACCTTCTTTTATGGAATGAACTTTCCATCCGGGCTGGGAATTCTCCTGCTCCTCCTGGCGGCCTTCCTCGTGGGGAGAATTGGTCGGAAGGTCGGGGCGGCAATAATGGTCGCCTACGCCCTCGCACTCCTCGCCACCGATGCCACAGAGTACGTCCACCTCGTAGCGGCCTTTGCCCTGCCGGTGGCCCTTGCGCTCGTCAAGGAGCTTGACGTCAAGTACCTTGCCATGGGACTCGTTGCCGACCTTTCACTCCGTGTCCTGGCCGTTGGCGGCGAGCCTGCTGACTTCCCCCACACGAGGGTTGTCCTGGCGCTCTTCCTGCTCCTGGGGGCCTATGCTCTCTGGAAGGAACCGGGAACGCTCAAAAAGCCTGGTTTTGGCCTCTACGCCTTCGCGGCCCTGCTCGAGCTGGGGCTGATTTACCCCAACGTGGTGATGCGCTACTCCGGAATGACGGTCTATTATCTTCCGGAGTTTATCGGCTTCTCCCTGCTCCTTGCCCTTGCCCTGCTCCTTGGCCCGCACCTGGCGAGGAAGCCAACGGTCGCGATGGCGCTCCTGATAGTCGGCTCGGCGACGCTCTTCCTCAAGCCCCTCTCGCTGGTTGGTCTTCCCCTCGCCCTGGCATCGACCATTGCCCTCGTTGAAAGCGCGAAGGGCAGCAGAGGGGGAGTCATCGGGGCTGTTTACCTGTTCATTGTAGCCACGCTCGCCCTCGGGGCCTACGTCGGCAGGGATATAGGCCTGCCCTTCATGGAGGATCGGCTTGAGGCCCTTATCCTGGCCGCCTCGGTGGTCTACGCCCTCAGCGCCTACGGGAAGAGCGCCGAGGTAAGCCTTCCAAGCGCGAAGGAGATCGCCGGCCCGCTCATCGGTCTCGTCCTGGCCTCGGTCATCGTCCTGGCCATCTTCAACGCGGGTCCCACCTACGACGAGGCCAAGAGAGACGTCCTAATCTGGACATACAACGTCCACCAGGGGTTCGGGCCGTACGACGGAACGTTCAACGGCTACGAGCTTGTGAACCTTCTCGCCGAGCAGAAGCCCGACGTGTGGCTCGCCCAGGAAGTTGTTGGCGGAATGATAGGCAACGGCTACCAGGACGTCCCCCTCTTCATCTCCGCCCACCTCGGCTATGCCTACGAGTACAAGCCGGCCGTTGAGGGGACCTACGGAATAGCGGTCTTCTCCCACTGGCACATGAAGACCGAGGCCGAGCTGAACCTCGAGAGCGTGGGCCAGGCGAGACCGGCTCAGAAGGTCTCCATCGAGGAGCTGGGCATAACGGTGGTGAACGTCCACATGGGCCTCAGCGAGGAGGAGAGAGCCATGCAGGCGGAGGAGCTCTTGAAGTTTGCCGAGAACTCGCCGGTGGCCCAGATAATAGCGGGCGACACCAACGCCGAGCCGGATGAGAGGGCGATAGGGATACTCACGCGCGACTACCGCGACGCCTTCCCCGAGAGGCCGCCCTACACGTTCCTCTGGGAGCGCAACGGTGTCAGGGACGAGGAGAACATCGACTACATCCTGCTCAAGAAGGACTGGCCGGCCGAGGTTAAGGACCACGGCTGCCTCTGCGACGTGGAGGTTTCGGACCACAGGCCGGTGTGGGCGGTCATCGAGCTGCCGTGAGGTTTGGTTTTTAACTCCTTTCCCCAACTTTTCTCCATGCCGTCGAGGGTGAGGGTCAGCAAGCTGATGGCATACATCCTGCGCCACTCGCCCGAGGAGTTCGGACTCAGGCCGAACGTTGAGGGCTTCGTCCCGCTCAACGAGCTTGTGAATGCACTCCGAACGGTTTATCCGGACGTGACTGAGGGGCTCGTGAGGGAGATAGTCGAGAGGGACGCGAAGGGGTGCTACGAAATACTGGGAGACAAAATCCGCGCCCGCTACGGCCACAGCTTCCCCGTCTCCTTAAACCACGAGGAGGATTAGTGGGAAGGCTCATATACTTCCCACCCCTATTCTGGAAGGGTGGAACCATGTGTGATATTCTCGTGGCCACTCCCGAGGCCACCAAGGAAGGAATAACTCTCTTCGCCAAGAACAGCGACCGCGAGCCGAACGAAGCTCAGATCCTTGAGTTGATACCGAGAACCAAGCACGAGGAAGGGAAGGTCAGGCTGACCTACGTGGACTTTCCCCAGGTCAAGGAAACCTACGCGGTAATCCTCTCCCGCCCCTGGTGGATGTGGGGGGCGGAGATGGGCGTGAACGAGTTCGAGCTGGCGATAGGCAACACCGCCGTCTTCACGAAGGTCAAGGTGCCAGAGAAGGGAATAACCGGAATGGACATGATACGCCTCGCCCTTGAGAGGACCAAGAGTGCGAAAGAGGCTTTGGAGTTCATAACCGGCATCGTTGAGCAGGGTTTGCAGGGTGGAAACGGGAGCAAAAGCCACAAGCTCTACTACTTCAGCTCCTTCATGATATCCGACCCCAAGGAGGCGTGGGTTCTTGAGACGGTTGGGAAGGAGTGGGTTGCCAAGAGAATCGAGGGTGTTTATTCCATCTCCAATGCGCTGACGATTGAGAATGACTGGGACATGGCATCGGAGGGCGTCGAGAGGCTCGCGAGAAAGGGTTCTTTCAGCTTTGCGGGGCACTTCTCGGACCGCTTTTACACCCACTTCGCCCGCGGCAGGGAGAGGAGGGCCTTCACGCTGGCGAAGCTGAAGGAACGTGAGGGCGAGATAACGCTCGAATACATGATGTTCCTTCTGCGCTCCCACTCCTTTGAGCCCTACCGCCAGGAGAAGGGCTCGATGAGGGACATCTGCATGCACTACGGCGGCTTAACGAGACCCTCTCAGACGGCTTCATCTCAAGTTTCCGAGCTTGGAAAGGGCCTCCACTGGTTCACAGGTACATCAAACCCCTGCCTGAGCATCTTCAAGCCGGTGACCTTCGAGGGCGGCCTTCCGGACCTTGGGAGAACTCCAATGGACAAATACGACCCCGAGACCTATTGGTGGCGCTTTGAGGCATTTCACAGGAAGTTTCTGACGAACTACCTGAACTACATCGAGGACTTCGCCCGCGAGAGGGATAGACTGCAGGCCGAGATAATCGAGAAGGCGAGAGAGATTGAGAAGACGCCGGAGGATCTAAAGGCGCTGACGGAGTGGGCCTTCAGGGAAGAAGCCAAGCTCCTCGAAAGGTGGGAAAAGCTGGTGAAGCCCGGAAGGCTTCCCTTCCTCTTCGGGCGGAGCTGGAGAAAGGTCAACGAAGAGGCAGGACTCAAGCTGGAGGGTTGAAGATGCTCAGGTTTCCGGATGGATTTCTCCTCGGAACGGCAACCTCGTCCTACCAGATAGAGGGCGGCAACGTCTGGAGCGACTGGTGGTACTGGGCGGAGAAAGGGAAACTTCCCCCAGCTGGAAAGGCCTGCAACTCCTGGGAGCTGTACGAGAGGGACATCGAGCTTATGGCCGAGTTGGGCTACAGGGCCTACCGCTTCTCCATCGAATGGGGCCGGGTCTTTCCGGAGGAGGGAAGGCCGAACGAAGAGGCCTTAATGCGGTACCAGGGGATAATAGACCTACTCAACGAGAACGGCATTGTCCCGATGCTCACGCTCCACCACTTCACCCTGCCCACGTGGTTCGCCCTCAAGGGGGGCTTCGAAAGGGAGGAGAACCTGGAGCACTGGAGGAGCTACGTTGAGCTGATAGCTGACAACATCGAGG from Thermococcus celericrescens harbors:
- a CDS encoding endonuclease/exonuclease/phosphatase family protein — its product is MKVDERDKILLGLGTGVLLASSLRVFVAGAYSSLEKTFFYGMNFPSGLGILLLLLAAFLVGRIGRKVGAAIMVAYALALLATDATEYVHLVAAFALPVALALVKELDVKYLAMGLVADLSLRVLAVGGEPADFPHTRVVLALFLLLGAYALWKEPGTLKKPGFGLYAFAALLELGLIYPNVVMRYSGMTVYYLPEFIGFSLLLALALLLGPHLARKPTVAMALLIVGSATLFLKPLSLVGLPLALASTIALVESAKGSRGGVIGAVYLFIVATLALGAYVGRDIGLPFMEDRLEALILAASVVYALSAYGKSAEVSLPSAKEIAGPLIGLVLASVIVLAIFNAGPTYDEAKRDVLIWTYNVHQGFGPYDGTFNGYELVNLLAEQKPDVWLAQEVVGGMIGNGYQDVPLFISAHLGYAYEYKPAVEGTYGIAVFSHWHMKTEAELNLESVGQARPAQKVSIEELGITVVNVHMGLSEEERAMQAEELLKFAENSPVAQIIAGDTNAEPDERAIGILTRDYRDAFPERPPYTFLWERNGVRDEENIDYILLKKDWPAEVKDHGCLCDVEVSDHRPVWAVIELP
- a CDS encoding C69 family dipeptidase — protein: MGRLIYFPPLFWKGGTMCDILVATPEATKEGITLFAKNSDREPNEAQILELIPRTKHEEGKVRLTYVDFPQVKETYAVILSRPWWMWGAEMGVNEFELAIGNTAVFTKVKVPEKGITGMDMIRLALERTKSAKEALEFITGIVEQGLQGGNGSKSHKLYYFSSFMISDPKEAWVLETVGKEWVAKRIEGVYSISNALTIENDWDMASEGVERLARKGSFSFAGHFSDRFYTHFARGRERRAFTLAKLKEREGEITLEYMMFLLRSHSFEPYRQEKGSMRDICMHYGGLTRPSQTASSQVSELGKGLHWFTGTSNPCLSIFKPVTFEGGLPDLGRTPMDKYDPETYWWRFEAFHRKFLTNYLNYIEDFARERDRLQAEIIEKAREIEKTPEDLKALTEWAFREEAKLLERWEKLVKPGRLPFLFGRSWRKVNEEAGLKLEG